GATTCTCGGGATCTTTCCTTCTGTGGCCGAGGCTAACTTTGCTAGGGCGTCGACCCACGAATTTTTTACTCTAGGGATTTGATGGATAGTGCAACTCCAAAATCTTTCAATCAATTTTCTCGCCTCGTCTAGGTTAGCAATCATTCTGGTTTCCTTGGCTTTATACTCAGCGGAGATATAGTTCACTACTAGCTGAGAATCACATCGAACCTGAATGGATTGGACCCCCAGGCTCGCAGCCAGTCTGAGTCCAGTGAGCAGAGCCTTGTATTCTGATAACGACACGACTAGGACAATTCCCGCCCCAATGTGTTTGGCATTGTATGACCCGTCTACGTAGAGAATCCATCCTGGTTCAGATTTCGCCTTTTGATTACTTGGGGAACAGGCGAGGGAGCTACTTCGACTTCGACACTGATCCCTCCTTCGCTTGGAGTGGTAAATTctgcaatgaagtcggccacggcTTGGCCTTTGATTGCTGTTCTTGGTCGGAACTGAATGTCGAACTCTCCCagttcgatggcccacttggttaaCCGACCTAACACTTCGGGCCTCTGGAGGATCTGCTTGAGGGGAGAGTTGGTCAGGATGATAATGGAATGAGCCTAGAAGTATGGACGTAATCTTCGAGACGAGACGACAAGACTGAGCGCTAGCTTCTCCAGAGGCGGGTATCTTATCTCGACGGGCACCATGACTTTAATCACATAGTATACGGGATGCTGCTTACCCCCTACTTTTCTGATCAAGGTCGAGCTGACAGCTGAGGCCGAGACTGCGAGGTAAAAGAACAGGGGTTCACCCTCTTTGGGTTTAGATAGTAGGGGTGGTGAACCTAAATACTGTTTCAGTTGTTGGAAGGACTGCTCGCATTCTGATGTCCATTCTCCTTCTTGTGTCCCTTCAGCTATTGGAAGAAGGGAAGGCATTTGTCCGTAGCTTTGGATATAAACTGTCCGAGCACTGCTACTCGTCTAGTGAGGCATTATATTTCCTTGACTGTCCGAGGTGAACTCATATCTAGGAGCGCTTTGATCTTGTCGGGGTTTGCTTCAATACCCCTTTGGCTAACTTGAAACTCGAGAAATTTTTCGGAGCCGACTCCAAAGACGCACTTCGTGGGATTCAGTTTCATCTGGTATTCTCAGAGGATGGTAAAAGTTTATCCGAGATTTGTCAGGTGGTCGGACGCCCTGACACTCTTTACTAACATGTCGTCGACGTACACTTCCATCGTATGTCCGATCTGCTTTGCGAACAGATTTACCAGCCTTTGATACGTGACTCCAACATTTTTCAGGCCAAATGGCATaacccggtaacagtagagtcccttgttCGTGACGAACgtagtcttctgcctgtctggAGGGTGCATCGCAATCTGGTTATACTTGGAGTAAGCTTCCAGGAAGGAAGTAATTTGTGTGCCGCTGTGTTGTCCACCAGCTGATTGATTCGAGGCAACGGGAACCTATCTTTCGGACACGCCTTATTTAGATCCGAGTAGTCTACGCAGACCCGCCATTTCCCATTGGCCTTCTTGACGAGGACCACATTCGCGATCCACTCGGGATAGTGTACGTCCTCTATGAAACCGATAATGAGTAGAGTGGAGACTTCGTCGGCTATGGCTTTGTACCGCTCGACGTCGAACGGTCTCCTCTTTTGCTTCACGGGTTTGTGATCCGGGTCCATGTTCAACCTGTGGACCATGACGTCCGGAGAgttccgggcatatcttcatgcgaCCATGCGAATACATCTCTGTGCTGCAGTAGGAAGGCTAGCACTTCAGACCGCTGCTCAGGGTTCAATGATGTTCCGAGCTGAACAGTTTTGCTCAGGTTTATCTCATTGAGCGGTACTTTCTCTAGGTCTTCTACGGATGAACCTTCCGCGAGTCCTCTAGGGTCTAGCATGTCGACAGTGAGTGCTTGCTTAACCGACTCCTTCTTAACTGCTATCGCATAGTTTCTCCGAGCCTCGCGCTGATCACCTCGGATGTATCCTGTTCTGCCCTCGGCGGGGAACTTTATCATCAAATGATAGGTAAAAATGATCGCCCTCATTGCATTCAGGGAAGGTCTGCCCAGAATAACGTTATGTGTGGATGGTACATTGACAACAAGGAAGTCTACCATGAGAGTGGCCTGGTGTTGTCCTTCTCCTGCGGTCATAAGGAGGGAGATGGCTCACTCGAAGATTACTCTTTCTCCGGCAAAGCCGTGCAGGGGGGTCTTCACGGGTCTATGATGTGACCTTGGAATCCCCATTCTTTCAAAGGCTTCGGAATAGATTACGTCGGCTGAGCTTCCGGTGTTGACCAAGATACGGTACACCTTGTGGTTTGCTATGGTCATAGTAACTATCAGGGCGTCATCGTGCGGGTGCTGGATTCCGCGTGCATCCTCTTCCGTGAAGGTCAGACTGCACGGGCTGACCCGAAGTTCCTTACTGGGCCGCTCGGTCAAGTGGACGTAATGCTCCGGATCGGACTTCCGAGAATGGGCTTTTCGAGCCCGGTTTGAATCTCCTCCACCGGATGAACCTCCGAAGATGGTACAGATTTTGGCTGGCTCTTCCATGGCGTTATTCGGCTGTTCTTACTTTCGCTCTTCTTTCCTAGCGGTTCTTTCTCCCTTGGCGTATGGTGCAGGTGTCCTTTACGAATAAAGGTCTCGATCTCATCCTTGAGGTCCATGCAATCGGCTGTGTTATGGTCGTGATCCCGATGAAAACGGTAATACTTGCGTTTGTCTCCCTGTTTTGGGTTGACCTTCATACAAACAGGCTAATTCAAAAGCTTTTCTCCTCGGATGTCCAGTAGAATCTGCTCAATGAACATGTTAAGGGGGTTGTAGGAATGAAAGTTTCCCTTTGATTTTCTGCTTGGTCGACGATCGCGAGGGGCGCGGTCATTTGGTCCCTTGCTAGACGGTTGGGATTCTTCGTTCCTAGGCCTCTTTCCTTTGCCAGACGGGTCTACTACTTGAACATTCTTGTGGGCGTTGGAGAATTCCTCGGCATTAGTGTATTTTTGTGCTCTGGCGATGAGATCAGCTAATGTCTTTGACGGATTCTTTGTAATAGAGAAGGTGAACCTTTCCTCTTTCAGACCTCCGAACACGGTGGAGAGTGCTATCTTGTCATCGTAGTCCTCTACTTGTAATGCTTCGTCATTGAAGCGAGTAATGTagtccttcaatgactccttAGGCTCTTGTTTGATGGTGAACAGGTGAGTATTCGGCTTTCGGTTCTTCTTACcgcttatgaattgggtaaggaataacCGGCTAAGTTCTGTAAAGGAACCAATGGAATTGGGCTTGAGTTGTCGGTACCAACTTCGAGCAGATCCGGTGAGTGTGATTGAAAACCCCCTGCACATCATCGCATTAGTTGCTGTCTGGATTTGCACCATGAATGGTAAGCTTCCACGTGCTTGGATGGGTCGCCAGACCTGGAAtattggatgacgggaggtatccgGAACCTCTATGGCATCACTTCATTCATGATTACTagggtgaagggaggctcggtctcttccatcatcgcctgaaCGACAGCAGGAACTGACGACGGCTGCTGCTTCTTTTCAAGTGTTAGAATTTTGTCATTGATCTTTATGAACCTTGTTTCCTAAGGATCTTTGTTCTCAGTCACCATCTCCTGGGCATTTCCCATTTCGGGAGTCCTCCTTCCCCTCCTCCGTTCTAGCTCGTAACGGAGATTCGTAGGTGCCAGAGCCAAGGTAACCGAGGTATTTGTTGGAGCTCAAGTAGCTGTGTTTCGAGCTGAGACTCAGATTTAGGTCGGGGGAGGATTTTGAGTCGAAATTGGCGCTCGAGGGCGTTGAGGCCCCTCGGGCCTCATATTCTCGGCGTGGAGTGGGCTTCCACAACCAGACCAATCGGCTCAGGAACAAAATTTTCCTAAGCAAGACGTGGTTGTGGCTCCTGTTGCTGCTTCATCTGGTTAACCTCATCCCGCAGGGCCTGTACCTTGTTTTGCATGGCCCGATACTTACTCGCCCGATTACGAGAATGCTGGGAAGGCCCTGGGGCTGATTCGGCGTAAAGTAGTGAACAGAAACGAGTCTGCTCATTTTGATATGGTTCCGCAGCTAttactttcttctttcttctcgcCATTATACTTAAGAATAGGAACCTGACTTTTTGTATCAGCttcccacagacgacgccaaaaatgttgatgacaaaatctagaccaccctccactcTGCGTGACATAACTCCGAggaaccctggtcctgcacaaagggttagcaaaggagaccctggctaagctgggggaccctctgatgcctaagtcaagtcaaggaaatctgggtctaagttgaagagTAGAAGGAGAGTGtaagatgttgcgtacctgtagcaatggggttTTCCTTGTATTTATACTTGACCATTGGACGGATTGGGTCTGTTAATCTCGGGACAATTTACTCAATCAGTGAGATTTTCGGATCGTAGAGATATTGCGCGCAATCCTGGGATCATGTAGCATGTCGTGCATATCTGCGAGCGAGGAAATCGGCCATGTCCGCTTAAGGTAGTTTTCCATTTTAGTGCACGAAGCGTCCGCATTCTTCCCTAGCCTCGGCTCAGGATTTCTAGTCGGAGAGGTCCTTACTAATGTGGACAGGCCTTCACTGTTAGTTTATTAAACGTAGATCGTATCACGAGTCTGAGCCGAGCACCGGTCTAAGCTGAATGTAGATTGGGTTTATTCGTCTGCTGAGCCTTCTAGAGGTCTTCTCTCCAAGCTCCGAAGTAGGTCGGTGGATATGTCCAGTCGAGTTGAATTTTTTTGCAATTGACGCAGGTGGCCTTCTTATTCGATTCTGGTCGGGACTGCTTACAGCTTTTGACTTGAGCTTCA
This region of Magnolia sinica isolate HGM2019 chromosome 1, MsV1, whole genome shotgun sequence genomic DNA includes:
- the LOC131248520 gene encoding uncharacterized protein LOC131248520; the protein is MVQIQTATNAMMCRGFSITLTGSARSWYRQLKPNSIGSFTELSRLFLTQFISGKKNRKPNTHLFTIKQEPKESLKDYITRFNDEALQVEDYDDKIALSTVFGGLKEERFTFSITKNPSKTLADLIARAQKYTNAEEFSNAHKNVQVVDPSGKGKRPRNEESQPSSKGPNDRAPRDRRPSRKSKGNFHSYNPLNMFIEQILLDIRGEKLLN